The DNA region CGGGAAGGTGTACAAGTCTCGTAACGAGATGAACATCGCCAAGGGCACGCTGGAGGCACTTGTTGGAGCTCAAAAGACGCTGGATGAGATTGCTCTTGGGAGAGGCAAGAAGATCGCTGACGTAAGGAAGGTTTACTACTCGGCATGAGCAGCTTTCGCTCCTATTGTACTCTTCTTTGTAAATAGAACGTAGACGTTAATCACCACatctcatcgtcttctACACAATCGCGCGAAAAATTCTATCTCAACTACGCTAACGACATTAGAAATCGTGCCAGAGAGACCAGATTACTCCGAGTCCGCATGACTGAGCAACAATTGAAACAGCAGAAGCTTTCGCAGTCCTTGAAAGTTCAATTGAGGTCGCCAGATGCCAAAGCGCCAACCAAAGGCTCCGCCAGCGCTGCTGGCTACGATATCTACGCTTCTAAACACACGGTGATCCCAGCCCAGGGCCAGGGTCTGGCCTCGACGGATATCTCCTTCACGGTTCCAGTGGGTACTTACGGCAGAATCGCCCCCAGATCTGGGCTCGCCGTGAAACACGGCATCCAGACCGGCGCGGGCGTAGTCGACAGAGACTACACGGGCGAAGTGAAGGTGGTGCTATTCAACCACTCTACAGAGGATTTCGTGATCAACAAGGGTGATCGCATCGCGCAATTGATCCTGGAGAAGATCGTTGACGACGCAGAAGTGGTCGTCGTGGAAAACCTCGACCAAACCGACAGAGGAGTTGGTGGATTCGGCAGCACAGGTAAATAGAGGTGTTAGAACCGCCCTAGACAGCATCTTTATAGGTGGATGTAGCCACCAAATAGTCCACGTGATAGTGCTCACTATGAACATTTTTGCAGACCCATAGTTAACA from Torulaspora globosa chromosome 3, complete sequence includes:
- the DUT1 gene encoding bifunctional dITP/dUTP diphosphatase (ancestral locus Anc_7.173) gives rise to the protein MTEQQLKQQKLSQSLKVQLRSPDAKAPTKGSASAAGYDIYASKHTVIPAQGQGLASTDISFTVPVGTYGRIAPRSGLAVKHGIQTGAGVVDRDYTGEVKVVLFNHSTEDFVINKGDRIAQLILEKIVDDAEVVVVENLDQTDRGVGGFGSTGK